In one Paracoccus everestensis genomic region, the following are encoded:
- a CDS encoding zinc ABC transporter substrate-binding protein, which yields MRMMLSVLALTAAGPVTAQPLQVVVDTPITASLVAQVAGDLAQVQVLLPQGASAHHHQMRPSDARGLQDAGLLVWTGPELTPWLDRAAASVGAETPQLRLLEVPGTHLRGYGDDHGHDHDDHAHDDHAHDHDHGHDHDGTDSHAWLDPANARLWLEAIEEMLEQTDAGNADLYARNAAAADRRLADLDARIQTELAPYRDDGIVVFHDAYGYFTDHFGLRPAIAVSLGDASTPSAARLSQIRDQIAETGATCAFPEFGGDPKLVQTVIEGTLVRMGNELEPEGGMQEIGPGLYEQTLENMAAVLAGCLGGEQPK from the coding sequence ATGCGCATGATGCTTTCCGTTCTGGCCTTGACGGCCGCTGGCCCGGTCACGGCCCAGCCCTTGCAGGTGGTCGTCGATACCCCGATCACCGCATCCCTGGTCGCGCAGGTGGCAGGCGATCTTGCGCAGGTGCAGGTTCTGCTGCCGCAGGGGGCCAGCGCGCATCATCACCAGATGCGCCCCTCGGATGCGCGCGGCTTGCAGGATGCGGGCCTGCTGGTCTGGACGGGACCGGAACTGACCCCCTGGCTGGACCGCGCCGCTGCCTCGGTGGGGGCCGAGACCCCTCAACTGCGCCTGCTGGAGGTGCCGGGCACGCATCTGCGCGGATATGGCGACGATCACGGCCACGATCACGACGACCATGCGCATGACGACCATGCGCATGACCACGATCATGGCCATGACCATGACGGCACCGATTCTCATGCCTGGCTGGATCCGGCCAATGCAAGGCTCTGGCTGGAGGCCATCGAGGAAATGCTGGAGCAGACCGACGCCGGAAATGCCGATCTTTATGCCCGGAATGCGGCGGCGGCGGATCGCCGGCTTGCGGATCTGGATGCGCGAATCCAGACGGAACTGGCCCCTTATCGCGATGACGGCATTGTCGTTTTTCACGACGCCTATGGCTATTTCACCGACCATTTCGGATTGCGCCCCGCCATTGCAGTATCCTTGGGCGATGCCAGCACCCCGTCCGCCGCACGCCTGAGCCAGATTCGCGACCAGATCGCCGAGACCGGGGCAACCTGCGCCTTTCCTGAATTTGGCGGCGATCCCAAGCTGGTGCAGACCGTTATCGAGGGCACCCTGGTCAGAATGGGGAACGAACTGGAACCCGAAGGAGGAATGCAGGAAATCGGGCCCGGATTATACGAACAAACGCTGGAGAACATGGCGGCTGTTCTGGCCGGATGTCTTGGCGGGGAACAGCCAAAATAA
- a CDS encoding MFS transporter — MAYASPDATTRSRPMTSEEKKVILASSAGTIFEWYDFYLYGSLASIIGAQFFTAFPEATRNVFALLAFAAGFLVRPFGALVFGSLGDIIGRKYTFLATILIMGFSTFLVGLLPGYASWGIAAPIILIALRMLQGLALGGEYGGAAVYVAEHAPQGQRGYFTAFIQTTATLGLLLSLVVILMVTAYVNGNYPMVPQLGLDGQPLLDATGAQVMLEPFRAWGWRIPFLGSVFLLLISLYIRLQMNESPAFKKMKEEGAQSKAPLKEAFGNWRNGKIALIALFGLTAGQAVVWYSGQFYALFFIQNVVKVDQFSANVFVAWSLILGTAGFIFFGSLSDRIGRKPIILGGCALAAATYMWVFPMLTSVANPALHAAQETPVIVTAAPDDCSFQFNPVGTAQFNNSCDIVKAALSRSSVNVQETVEAPAGTVASVQVGETVIQAYDGNTLTGDALAAEKTRFTAEVNAALTASGYPLTAADNTTIAKANHFFDIFNGQNIKVVLILTYLIVLVTMVYGPIAAQLVELYPTRIRYSGLSLPYHIGNGWFGGLLPATAFAISAQTGNIYAGLWYAIVIAVMTVIIGTLFVPNDSHKKNIFADDNV, encoded by the coding sequence ATGGCTTACGCATCGCCCGACGCGACGACCCGTTCGCGTCCCATGACATCCGAGGAAAAGAAGGTCATCCTGGCCTCGTCCGCGGGCACGATCTTCGAATGGTACGATTTCTACCTTTACGGCTCGCTGGCCTCGATCATCGGCGCGCAGTTCTTCACGGCCTTCCCGGAAGCGACGCGCAACGTGTTCGCGCTGCTGGCCTTTGCGGCGGGCTTCCTGGTCCGTCCCTTCGGCGCGCTTGTCTTCGGGTCGCTGGGTGACATCATCGGGCGGAAATACACCTTCCTGGCCACGATCCTGATCATGGGCTTCTCGACCTTCCTGGTCGGCCTTCTGCCCGGATATGCGTCCTGGGGGATCGCAGCCCCGATCATCCTGATCGCGCTGCGGATGTTGCAAGGCCTGGCGCTTGGCGGCGAATACGGCGGGGCGGCGGTTTATGTGGCCGAACACGCGCCGCAGGGACAGCGCGGCTATTTCACGGCCTTCATCCAGACCACGGCGACGCTGGGTCTGCTGCTGTCGCTGGTGGTGATCCTGATGGTCACGGCTTATGTGAACGGCAACTATCCCATGGTTCCGCAACTGGGCCTGGACGGACAGCCGCTGCTGGACGCGACCGGCGCCCAGGTCATGCTGGAGCCGTTCCGGGCCTGGGGCTGGCGCATCCCGTTCCTGGGTTCGGTCTTCCTGCTGCTGATCTCGCTCTATATCCGCCTGCAGATGAACGAATCCCCCGCCTTCAAGAAGATGAAGGAAGAAGGCGCGCAGTCCAAGGCACCGCTGAAAGAGGCTTTTGGCAACTGGAGAAACGGCAAGATCGCCCTGATCGCGCTGTTCGGTCTGACGGCAGGCCAGGCCGTCGTGTGGTACTCGGGCCAGTTCTATGCCCTGTTCTTCATCCAGAACGTGGTCAAGGTCGACCAGTTCAGCGCCAACGTCTTTGTCGCCTGGTCGCTGATCCTGGGCACTGCGGGCTTCATCTTCTTCGGCTCGCTGTCCGACCGCATCGGCCGCAAGCCGATCATCCTGGGCGGCTGCGCCCTGGCTGCCGCGACCTATATGTGGGTTTTCCCGATGCTGACCAGCGTCGCCAACCCGGCGCTGCACGCGGCCCAGGAAACCCCGGTCATCGTGACCGCCGCGCCTGACGACTGCTCGTTCCAGTTCAACCCGGTCGGCACCGCGCAGTTCAACAACAGCTGCGACATCGTCAAGGCGGCACTGTCGCGGTCGTCCGTGAACGTGCAGGAAACGGTCGAAGCCCCGGCAGGCACCGTGGCCTCGGTCCAGGTGGGCGAGACGGTCATTCAGGCCTATGACGGCAACACGCTGACGGGCGATGCCCTGGCTGCGGAAAAAACCCGCTTCACGGCCGAAGTCAACGCGGCGCTGACTGCGTCCGGCTATCCGCTGACGGCTGCCGACAACACCACCATCGCCAAGGCCAACCACTTCTTCGACATCTTCAACGGGCAGAACATCAAGGTCGTGCTGATCCTGACCTATCTGATCGTGCTGGTGACGATGGTCTATGGTCCGATCGCCGCGCAGCTGGTGGAACTCTATCCGACCCGGATCCGCTATTCTGGCCTGTCGCTGCCCTATCACATCGGCAACGGCTGGTTCGGCGGCCTGCTGCCCGCGACCGCCTTTGCGATCTCGGCCCAGACCGGCAACATCTACGCGGGCCTGTGGTATGCCATCGTGATCGCAGTCATGACGGTGATCATCGGCACCCTGTTCGTGCCGAACGACAGCCACAAGAAGAACATCTTCGCCGACGACAACGTGTGA
- a CDS encoding nucleoside deaminase has translation MTRFTSHMALALDQARAAALRDEVPVGAVVVAPDGRVVAAAGNRTRELSDPTAHAEILAIREACRAVGSERLPGHDLWVTLEPCPMCAAAISAARIGRLYYGASDVRMGGVEHGAKVFDHPQCHHRPQVYDGIDAKNARALLQGFFQTRR, from the coding sequence ATGACCCGCTTCACCTCTCATATGGCCCTGGCCTTGGATCAGGCAAGGGCTGCGGCGCTGCGGGACGAGGTTCCGGTGGGCGCCGTCGTGGTAGCCCCCGACGGCCGGGTGGTCGCGGCGGCAGGAAACCGGACGCGCGAATTGTCCGATCCGACGGCCCATGCCGAGATCCTGGCGATCCGGGAAGCCTGCCGGGCGGTGGGATCGGAACGGCTGCCCGGCCATGACCTGTGGGTCACGCTGGAACCTTGCCCCATGTGCGCGGCGGCGATTTCCGCGGCGCGGATCGGACGGCTGTATTACGGGGCCAGCGACGTGCGCATGGGCGGGGTCGAACATGGGGCAAAGGTGTTCGACCATCCGCAATGCCATCACCGCCCGCAGGTTTACGACGGGATCGACGCCAAGAACGCGAGGGCGCTGTTGCAGGGTTTTTTCCAGACCCGCCGATGA
- the hemP gene encoding hemin uptake protein HemP yields MTAVRPADFQHPATSVLTRIPQHEATQLTRGGNQALIVLDEQIYQLRITRAGKLILTK; encoded by the coding sequence ATGACCGCAGTACGTCCCGCAGATTTCCAGCACCCGGCGACCAGCGTTCTGACGCGCATCCCGCAGCATGAAGCGACGCAACTGACGCGGGGCGGCAACCAGGCGCTGATCGTCCTGGACGAACAGATCTATCAACTGCGCATCACGCGCGCGGGCAAGTTGATCCTGACGAAGTGA
- a CDS encoding metal ABC transporter ATP-binding protein: MTALIQAQGLTIHRPGGQETVLEGVDFRIAAGEIVTVVGPNGSGKSSLVRALLGHMPLARGQVARKPGLRIGYVPQRVLVDTTIPMTVRRFLSLPRRVDDRDAAQALARTGVDGVGARQLTQLSGGQFQRVLLARALLHDPELLVLDEPTQGLDQPGIVAFYKLIEEVRRQTGAGILMVSHDLLVVMRASDRVICLNGHVCCEGTPQHVSTAPEYRALFGAEAEGTLALYRHHHDHDHDHDHHHAGAH; this comes from the coding sequence GTGACCGCCCTGATCCAGGCCCAGGGCCTCACCATCCATCGGCCGGGCGGACAGGAAACCGTCCTGGAGGGCGTCGACTTCCGCATTGCGGCCGGAGAGATCGTGACGGTGGTCGGGCCGAACGGATCGGGCAAATCCTCGCTGGTGCGGGCGCTGCTGGGGCATATGCCGCTGGCACGGGGCCAGGTCGCACGCAAGCCGGGGTTGCGCATCGGCTATGTGCCGCAACGGGTGCTGGTCGATACCACCATCCCCATGACCGTGCGCCGCTTCCTGTCCCTGCCCCGCCGTGTGGACGACCGCGACGCCGCCCAGGCCCTAGCCCGGACAGGCGTCGATGGGGTGGGCGCGCGCCAGTTGACGCAGTTGTCGGGCGGTCAGTTCCAACGGGTGCTGCTGGCCCGCGCGCTGCTGCACGACCCTGAACTGCTGGTGCTGGACGAACCCACGCAAGGGTTGGACCAGCCCGGCATCGTCGCCTTCTACAAGCTTATCGAGGAGGTGCGCCGCCAGACCGGCGCCGGCATCCTGATGGTCAGCCACGACCTGCTGGTGGTGATGCGCGCGTCCGACCGGGTGATCTGCCTGAACGGCCATGTCTGCTGCGAGGGCACCCCCCAGCACGTCAGCACCGCCCCCGAATACCGCGCCCTGTTCGGGGCCGAGGCCGAGGGTACGCTGGCACTGTATCGCCACCACCATGATCATGATCACGACCATGATCACCACCATGCCGGGGCGCATTGA
- a CDS encoding metal ABC transporter permease, translating into MLDDFFIRAVLAGLGIALVAGPLGSFVVWRRMAYFGDATAHAAILGVAISLAFQISIYAGTMLVALAMALAISSLVSRGQAMDTMLGVLSHSALAIGLVAISFVPTARSDLSAYLFGDILAVGRGDLALIWAGAAAVLAVLVWRWQRLLTASLNEELAMAAGIDPRVERLVLSLALAVVVALSIRVVGSLLISAMLIVPAAAARGLSRSPERMVGNAMLIAALSVMAGLWTSLRADTPAGPSIVAAATMIFLISQAFRRT; encoded by the coding sequence ATGCTGGACGATTTCTTCATCCGCGCGGTTCTGGCGGGCTTGGGCATCGCCCTTGTCGCTGGCCCCCTGGGCAGCTTTGTCGTGTGGCGGCGCATGGCCTATTTCGGTGACGCCACCGCCCATGCGGCGATCCTGGGCGTGGCGATCAGCCTGGCCTTCCAGATCTCGATTTATGCCGGCACGATGCTGGTGGCCTTGGCGATGGCCCTGGCGATCTCGTCGCTGGTGTCGCGGGGGCAGGCGATGGACACGATGCTGGGCGTCTTGTCGCATTCCGCCTTGGCCATCGGCTTGGTCGCGATCAGCTTTGTGCCCACAGCGCGATCGGATCTGTCGGCCTATCTGTTCGGCGACATCCTGGCGGTGGGCCGGGGCGATCTGGCGCTGATTTGGGCGGGCGCGGCCGCGGTGCTGGCCGTTCTTGTCTGGCGGTGGCAACGGCTGCTGACCGCATCGCTGAACGAGGAGCTGGCCATGGCCGCCGGAATCGACCCCCGCGTCGAACGGCTGGTGCTGTCCCTTGCGCTGGCGGTCGTGGTGGCCTTGTCGATCCGGGTGGTCGGATCGCTGCTGATTTCCGCCATGCTGATCGTTCCGGCGGCTGCCGCCCGCGGATTGTCGCGCAGTCCCGAAAGGATGGTTGGCAACGCCATGCTGATCGCGGCCCTGTCGGTCATGGCGGGGCTTTGGACCAGCCTGCGCGCGGACACTCCGGCGGGTCCGTCCATCGTGGCCGCGGCCACCATGATTTTCCTGATTTCGCAAGCTTTTCGCCGCACTTAG
- the mmsB gene encoding 3-hydroxyisobutyrate dehydrogenase, whose translation MKIAFIGLGNMGAPMALNLAQAGHEVTGFDTAARPEGLTLADSAASAAADADVVITMLPNGPILRAVADQVIPAMKPGAILCDCSTVDVDSARAVADQARAAGLGALDAPVSGGIGGAQAGTLTFMVGGPDDAFATVRPLFDIMGQKAVHCGDAGAGQAAKICNNMILGVTMIATCEAFALADKLGLDRARMFDVVSTSSGYSWSMNAYCPAPGVGPKSPADNGYKPGFAAELMLKDLNLSQAAASSAGADTPMGALAQQLYHQFVEQEGGRGRDFSAMLPRFVEKNG comes from the coding sequence ATGAAGATCGCATTCATCGGGCTTGGAAACATGGGCGCGCCGATGGCCCTGAACCTGGCGCAGGCCGGGCACGAGGTCACGGGCTTCGACACCGCCGCCCGGCCCGAGGGCCTGACCCTGGCCGACAGCGCCGCGTCTGCGGCAGCCGACGCCGACGTGGTCATCACCATGCTGCCCAACGGTCCCATCCTGCGCGCCGTGGCCGACCAGGTGATTCCCGCGATGAAACCGGGCGCGATCCTTTGCGACTGCTCCACCGTTGACGTGGACAGCGCCCGCGCGGTGGCAGACCAGGCCCGGGCGGCAGGGCTGGGGGCGCTTGACGCGCCGGTGTCGGGCGGCATCGGCGGGGCGCAGGCGGGCACGCTGACCTTCATGGTGGGCGGGCCGGACGATGCCTTTGCGACCGTCCGCCCGCTGTTCGACATCATGGGCCAGAAGGCCGTCCATTGCGGCGATGCGGGCGCCGGACAGGCCGCGAAAATCTGCAACAACATGATCCTGGGCGTCACCATGATCGCCACCTGCGAGGCTTTTGCGCTGGCCGACAAGCTGGGATTGGACCGCGCGAGGATGTTCGACGTGGTGTCGACATCCTCGGGTTACAGCTGGTCCATGAACGCGTATTGCCCGGCACCTGGCGTAGGTCCGAAATCGCCCGCCGACAACGGTTACAAGCCGGGCTTTGCCGCCGAACTGATGCTGAAGGATTTGAACCTGTCTCAGGCCGCTGCGTCCTCGGCCGGGGCGGACACCCCGATGGGTGCGCTTGCGCAACAGCTTTACCACCAGTTCGTTGAACAGGAAGGTGGGCGCGGCCGGGACTTTTCGGCAATGTTGCCACGCTTTGTCGAAAAAAACGGCTGA
- the acs gene encoding acetate--CoA ligase, whose product MTEAIEKHPIPAGFEKAHVGPGDYARLYAESVSDPESFWRREGQRLDWIHPYSVVKNTDFTFGKVSIKWFEDGILNASVNCVDRHLPARANQTAIIFEPDDPATPAQHITYAQLSEKVNRFANVLLSQGIMRGDRVVIYLPMIPEAAYAMLACARIGAIHSIVFAGFSPDALANRINDCGAKVVITADTAPRGGRRTNLKSNADAALLHCSDRVRCLVVKHTGDQTTWIGGRDVDVKALMETASPDCPPRPMGAEDPLFILYTSGSTGKPKGVVHTTGGYLVYAAMTHQYTFDYHDGDVFWCTADVGWVTGHSYIVYGPLANGATTVMFEGVPTYPDAGRFWEVCAKHKVTQFYTAPTAIRSLMAKGTEPIEKHDLSSLRLLGSVGEPINPEAWNWYNENIGKGRCPIVDTWWQTETGGHLITPLPGATETKPGSATVPFFGVMPAILEAESGKLVEGNPAEGVLCIADSWPGQMRTLWGDHQRFMEAYFQQYPGYYFTGDGCRRDEDGYYWITGRVDDVINVSGHRMGTAEVESALVAHEKVAEAAVVGYPHPLKGQGIYAYVTLMNGVEPSDELRGELEKWVRTEIGPIAKPDVIQWAPGMPKTRSGKIMRRILRKIAENDYGSLGDISTLAEPEVVDDLIANRMNRA is encoded by the coding sequence ATGACCGAAGCGATTGAAAAGCATCCAATTCCGGCAGGTTTTGAAAAGGCCCATGTGGGGCCAGGCGATTACGCCCGCCTTTATGCCGAATCGGTCAGCGACCCCGAATCGTTCTGGCGCCGCGAGGGACAGCGGCTGGACTGGATCCATCCCTACAGCGTCGTGAAGAACACCGACTTCACCTTTGGCAAGGTGTCGATCAAGTGGTTCGAGGACGGGATCCTCAACGCCTCGGTCAACTGCGTGGACCGCCACCTGCCTGCGCGCGCCAACCAGACCGCGATCATCTTCGAACCCGACGATCCCGCAACGCCCGCTCAGCACATTACCTATGCCCAATTGTCGGAAAAGGTGAACCGCTTTGCCAATGTGCTGCTGTCCCAGGGCATCATGCGCGGCGACCGGGTGGTGATCTATCTGCCGATGATCCCCGAGGCGGCCTATGCGATGCTGGCCTGCGCGCGGATCGGGGCGATCCATTCCATCGTCTTCGCGGGCTTTTCGCCCGATGCCCTGGCCAACCGCATCAACGACTGCGGCGCCAAGGTGGTCATCACCGCCGACACCGCCCCGCGCGGCGGGCGCAGGACCAACCTGAAATCGAATGCCGACGCAGCCCTGCTGCATTGTTCCGACCGGGTGCGCTGCCTGGTGGTCAAGCATACCGGCGACCAGACGACCTGGATCGGGGGCCGTGACGTGGACGTGAAGGCGCTGATGGAAACCGCCAGCCCCGATTGCCCGCCCCGTCCGATGGGGGCCGAGGATCCGCTGTTCATCCTCTATACCTCCGGCTCGACCGGCAAGCCCAAGGGGGTCGTGCATACGACCGGCGGCTATCTGGTCTATGCCGCGATGACGCATCAATACACCTTCGACTATCATGACGGCGACGTGTTCTGGTGCACGGCGGATGTGGGCTGGGTCACGGGCCACAGCTATATCGTCTATGGCCCGCTGGCCAATGGCGCGACCACGGTGATGTTCGAGGGCGTGCCGACCTATCCCGATGCCGGCCGCTTTTGGGAAGTCTGCGCCAAGCACAAGGTCACCCAGTTCTATACCGCGCCCACCGCGATCCGGTCGCTGATGGCCAAGGGCACCGAGCCGATCGAGAAGCACGACCTGTCCAGCCTGCGCCTGCTGGGCAGCGTGGGCGAGCCGATCAACCCCGAGGCCTGGAACTGGTATAACGAAAACATCGGCAAGGGCCGCTGCCCCATCGTCGATACCTGGTGGCAGACCGAGACCGGCGGCCATCTGATCACGCCGCTGCCCGGCGCGACGGAAACGAAGCCCGGTTCCGCCACGGTCCCCTTCTTCGGCGTCATGCCCGCGATCCTGGAGGCCGAAAGCGGCAAGCTGGTCGAAGGCAACCCGGCCGAGGGCGTGCTGTGCATCGCCGACAGCTGGCCCGGCCAGATGCGCACGCTGTGGGGCGACCACCAGCGGTTCATGGAGGCCTATTTCCAGCAATATCCCGGTTACTACTTCACCGGCGACGGCTGCCGGCGCGACGAGGACGGCTATTACTGGATCACCGGCCGGGTGGACGACGTGATCAACGTCAGCGGCCACCGGATGGGCACGGCCGAGGTCGAATCGGCCCTGGTCGCCCATGAGAAGGTCGCCGAGGCTGCCGTGGTCGGCTATCCCCATCCGCTGAAGGGGCAGGGCATCTATGCCTATGTCACGCTGATGAACGGCGTCGAGCCCAGCGACGAGTTGCGCGGCGAGCTGGAGAAATGGGTCCGCACGGAAATCGGCCCCATTGCCAAGCCCGACGTGATCCAATGGGCGCCCGGCATGCCCAAGACCCGTTCCGGCAAGATCATGCGCCGCATCCTGCGCAAGATCGCCGAGAACGACTATGGCAGCCTGGGCGACATCTCGACCCTGGCCGAACCCGAGGTGGTCGACGACCTGATCGCCAACCGGATGAACCGGGCCTGA
- a CDS encoding pseudouridine synthase, with product MTDDTTPAPRQSASQSADRIAKVMARAGVASRRDAERMILEGRVTVNGKKIDSPALDVLPSDHITVDGKKLDEPQETRLWLYYKPIGLVTSEADEKGRQTVFDALPRDLPRVMTIGRLDLTSEGLLLLTNDGELKRRLELPSTGWLRRYRVRVNGTPSDMTFDPLRRGATIEGEEFAPMEIKLDSQQGANAWLSVGIREGRNREIRRAMTHVGLQVNRLIRIGYGPFKLTGMEKNEVVEVKRRVLRDQLGGLLTGEENAPKDREMRPRGAEGTRPRRDDGEAPRRSFRSAGGEGEGRFVRKPGGPRDSSDRPARPWSEGGDDRPQFRDKRPQGDDRPARPWSGKPREDRDGAGDRPRFNKPTGDARGGKPGYKPRGDRPEGDRGFKPRGDRPEGERGYKPRGDRPEGERGYKPRGDRPEGGFKPRRDGDRTDSERGFKPRGDGKPAERGFKPRGEGKPGGERGFKPRGDGPRGDRPRADGPHGGGKPGERKSFGKPGGPKPARSGAGGGQDARFTDKPRGRPEGKPGGRPGGKPRG from the coding sequence ATGACCGACGACACTACGCCAGCACCCCGCCAATCCGCCAGCCAGTCCGCCGACCGCATCGCCAAGGTGATGGCCCGTGCGGGCGTGGCCAGCCGCCGGGACGCCGAACGCATGATCCTGGAAGGCCGGGTCACGGTGAACGGCAAGAAAATCGACAGCCCCGCACTGGACGTGCTGCCCAGCGACCATATCACCGTGGACGGGAAAAAGCTGGACGAACCGCAGGAAACGCGGCTGTGGCTGTATTACAAGCCCATTGGCCTTGTCACGTCCGAGGCCGATGAAAAGGGCCGCCAGACGGTGTTCGACGCCCTGCCCCGTGACCTGCCGCGCGTGATGACCATCGGGCGGCTGGACTTGACCTCGGAAGGCCTGCTGCTGCTGACCAACGACGGCGAATTGAAGCGGCGGTTGGAGCTTCCCTCGACCGGGTGGCTGCGGCGGTATCGGGTGCGGGTGAACGGCACGCCCAGCGACATGACCTTTGACCCGCTGCGCCGGGGCGCCACCATCGAGGGCGAGGAATTCGCGCCCATGGAAATCAAGCTGGACAGCCAGCAAGGTGCCAATGCCTGGCTGTCTGTCGGCATCCGCGAAGGCAGGAACCGCGAAATCCGCCGGGCGATGACGCATGTGGGCTTGCAGGTGAACCGGCTGATCCGCATCGGCTATGGTCCCTTCAAGCTGACCGGCATGGAAAAGAACGAGGTGGTCGAGGTCAAGCGCCGCGTGTTGCGCGACCAGTTGGGCGGGCTGCTGACGGGCGAGGAAAACGCCCCCAAGGACCGCGAAATGCGTCCCCGTGGCGCCGAAGGCACCCGTCCGCGCCGGGATGATGGCGAAGCGCCCCGCCGCAGCTTCCGGTCTGCCGGCGGCGAAGGGGAAGGCCGCTTTGTGCGCAAGCCCGGCGGTCCGCGCGACAGTTCGGATCGCCCCGCACGGCCCTGGTCCGAGGGCGGCGATGACCGGCCGCAATTCCGGGACAAGCGCCCGCAAGGCGACGACCGCCCTGCCCGCCCCTGGTCCGGCAAGCCGCGCGAGGATCGCGATGGCGCCGGCGATCGGCCACGTTTCAACAAGCCCACCGGGGACGCGCGCGGCGGCAAGCCGGGCTACAAGCCGCGCGGCGACCGTCCCGAGGGTGATCGGGGGTTCAAGCCAAGAGGCGACCGGCCCGAAGGCGAACGCGGCTACAAGCCCCGCGGTGATCGCCCCGAGGGTGAGCGCGGCTACAAGCCAAGGGGCGACCGGCCCGAGGGGGGCTTCAAGCCTCGTCGGGATGGTGATCGGACCGACAGTGAACGGGGCTTCAAGCCCAGGGGCGATGGAAAACCCGCAGAACGCGGCTTCAAGCCACGGGGAGAGGGCAAGCCGGGCGGCGAACGGGGGTTCAAGCCGCGTGGGGACGGGCCGCGTGGGGACAGGCCTCGGGCCGATGGGCCGCATGGAGGCGGCAAGCCGGGCGAACGCAAGTCCTTTGGAAAACCGGGCGGGCCGAAACCCGCACGCAGCGGTGCCGGGGGTGGTCAGGACGCCCGGTTCACCGACAAGCCGCGCGGGCGGCCCGAAGGCAAACCGGGCGGTCGTCCCGGAGGCAAGCCGCGCGGGTGA
- a CDS encoding Fur family transcriptional regulator, translating to MTDHAVHPTPAFAPHDHQACETRALDQARDRLAENGARLTPVRRRTLEILLESHRAMGAYEVLDRLAAEGFGRQPPVAYRALEFLVEHGLAHRLQRLNAFAACLHPGHDHAPAFLICRSCDMLAELPAAPVRDALTALAAENGFQVERVTIEALGLCPACAGTQP from the coding sequence TTGACCGATCACGCTGTCCATCCAACCCCCGCCTTTGCCCCGCACGACCATCAGGCTTGCGAAACGCGCGCGCTTGACCAAGCGCGCGACCGTCTGGCCGAAAACGGCGCGCGGCTAACCCCCGTCCGGCGGCGGACCCTTGAAATCCTGCTGGAATCGCACCGGGCCATGGGTGCCTATGAGGTTCTGGACCGCCTGGCGGCCGAGGGATTCGGCCGGCAGCCGCCAGTGGCCTATCGCGCCCTGGAATTTCTGGTGGAACATGGGTTGGCGCATCGCTTGCAACGGTTGAACGCCTTTGCCGCCTGCCTGCATCCCGGCCACGACCATGCGCCCGCCTTTCTGATCTGCCGGTCTTGCGATATGCTGGCCGAACTGCCCGCCGCCCCGGTCCGCGACGCCTTGACGGCTCTGGCCGCCGAAAACGGCTTCCAGGTCGAGCGCGTCACGATCGAGGCATTAGGCCTTTGCCCCGCCTGCGCAGGAACCCAGCCGTGA
- a CDS encoding response regulator transcription factor: MARILVVEDEDNIAMALEFLLARDGHAHSRHSQGGPALNAIRSERPDLVLLDVMLPDMSGYEIVERLRADPGLSGVRILLMTARGSIVEKRRGMALGADGFIAKPFELSELRAEMMRLLS; this comes from the coding sequence ATGGCGCGCATTCTTGTTGTCGAGGACGAGGACAACATCGCCATGGCCCTGGAATTCCTGCTGGCCCGCGACGGCCATGCTCATTCGCGCCATTCGCAAGGCGGCCCGGCGCTGAACGCGATCCGCAGCGAACGCCCAGACCTGGTGCTGCTGGACGTGATGCTGCCGGATATGTCCGGTTACGAGATCGTGGAACGGCTGCGCGCAGATCCGGGTCTTTCGGGTGTGCGCATCCTGCTGATGACCGCGCGCGGGTCCATTGTCGAAAAGCGCCGTGGCATGGCGCTTGGGGCGGACGGCTTCATCGCCAAGCCGTTCGAACTGTCCGAACTGCGGGCCGAAATGATGCGGCTGCTAAGCTGA